A window of Epinephelus fuscoguttatus linkage group LG24, E.fuscoguttatus.final_Chr_v1 contains these coding sequences:
- the LOC125884742 gene encoding LOW QUALITY PROTEIN: myosin light chain 3, skeletal muscle isoform-like (The sequence of the model RefSeq protein was modified relative to this genomic sequence to represent the inferred CDS: deleted 1 base in 1 codon), with amino-acid sequence MAQDHSVLGLQLLFSFFPLLQLLLSKMTEFSADQIEDFKEAFGLFDRVGDSQVAFNQVADIMRALGQNPTNKDVNKILGNPTAEDMANKRLNFDAFLPMLKQVDALPKGTYDDYVEGLRVFDKEGNGTVMGAELRIVLSTLGEKMNETEIDALMAGQEDENGSVHYEAFVKHIMSV; translated from the exons ATGGCTCAGGACCACTCTGTCTTGGGACTTCAGCTTCTCTTCTCC TTCTTTCCgctcctccagctccttctCTCCAAAATG ACCGAGTTCTCAGCGGACCAGATTGAGG ATTTCAAGGAGGCTTTTGGCCTCTTTGACAGAGTCGGTGACAGCCAGGTGGCCTTCAACCAGGTGGCTGATATCATGCGCGCTCTGGGCCAGAACCCCACCAACAAGGATGTTAACAAGATCCTGGGCAACCCCACCGCAGAAG ACATGGCCAACAAGAGGCTCAACTTCGACGCTTTCCTTCCCATGCTGAAGCAGGTCGACGCCCTCCCCAAGGGTACCTATGACGACTACGTTGAGGGTCTGCGCGTCTTCGACAAGGAGGGCAACGGCACAGTCATGGGCGCTGAGCTGCGCATCGTGCTGTCCACCCTGG GAGAGAAGATGAATGAGACAGAGATTGATGCTCTTATGGCCGGCCAGGAGGACGAGAACGGCAGTGTGCACTATGAGG CTTTCGTCAAGCACATCATGTCTGTGTAA